One Deinococcus sp. LM3 genomic region harbors:
- the pnp gene encoding polyribonucleotide nucleotidyltransferase — translation MIGKTYKTMLGDRELSIETGKLAKLVSGSVTLRYGDTMLLVTAQAREERSTLDFLPLTVEFEERHYAVGKIPGSFHRREGRPGEKAILSARITDRQIRPLFPKGYRHETQVIITVISADQQNLPDVLGPIGASAALSISDIPWNGPTACVRVGQLDGQFVLNPTTDQLERSSLDLVVAGTRDAVMMVEAGAQGASEEDLVAAIEFAHAGMQGVIDLIETMRAELGQEKFNILAEGDLSTDLVPEVAEAARAAGLRDALLTVKKKDRGIRTKAVRDAVIAARVPNPDAEGAAEQIAALKAAFGKVEKQELRRLILEDDLRADGRNSRTVRPIWIEARPLPRAHGSAIFTRGETQVLGVATLGTERDNLLVDDLTTDENDKFMLHYNFPPYSTGEVKRMGGQSRREIGHGNLAKRAIRAVLPTFEEFPYVIRLVGEVLESNGSSSMATVCAGTLALMDAGVPIKAPVAGVAMGLVMEGEKYRVLTDILGLEDALGDMDFKVCGTAEGVTALQMDIKVGGITPQVMREALAQARDGRLHILGKMAEVLAAPRAELSPTAPRIVSLKINPELIGKVIGPGGKQIRELEAMGAQVTVEEDGTVRIFSADGSAAEAVKAKIESITREAKVGEEFDGTVVKTAPFGAFVNLYPGQDGMLHISQMSEERINAVEDVLNVGDKLRVKIAGIDDRGKIDLIRPELEGKIAPREARAPRPGGDRGGRPPRRD, via the coding sequence ATGATCGGAAAGACTTACAAGACGATGCTGGGTGACCGGGAACTGAGCATCGAGACGGGCAAACTGGCCAAACTGGTCAGTGGCAGCGTGACCCTGCGTTACGGGGACACGATGCTGCTGGTGACGGCGCAGGCGCGCGAGGAGCGCAGCACGCTGGACTTCCTGCCGCTGACGGTGGAGTTCGAGGAGCGTCACTACGCGGTCGGGAAGATCCCCGGTAGCTTCCACCGCCGTGAGGGGCGCCCCGGCGAGAAGGCGATCCTGTCGGCGCGCATCACGGACCGGCAGATCCGTCCGCTGTTCCCCAAGGGCTACCGTCACGAGACGCAGGTGATCATCACGGTCATCAGCGCCGATCAGCAGAACCTGCCGGACGTGCTGGGGCCGATCGGGGCGTCAGCGGCGCTGAGCATCAGCGACATTCCCTGGAACGGCCCGACCGCCTGCGTGCGCGTGGGGCAACTGGACGGTCAGTTCGTGCTGAACCCCACCACCGATCAGCTGGAGCGCAGCAGCCTGGACTTGGTGGTGGCGGGCACGCGGGACGCCGTGATGATGGTCGAGGCGGGCGCGCAGGGCGCCAGCGAGGAGGACCTCGTGGCGGCCATCGAGTTCGCGCACGCCGGGATGCAGGGTGTCATCGACCTGATCGAGACGATGCGCGCCGAGCTGGGTCAGGAGAAGTTCAACATTCTGGCCGAGGGTGACCTGAGCACCGATCTGGTGCCCGAGGTGGCCGAGGCCGCCCGCGCCGCCGGTCTGCGCGACGCGCTGCTGACCGTGAAGAAGAAGGACCGTGGGATTCGCACGAAGGCCGTGCGTGACGCCGTGATCGCCGCGCGCGTGCCGAACCCCGACGCCGAGGGCGCCGCCGAGCAGATCGCGGCCCTGAAGGCGGCGTTCGGGAAGGTCGAGAAGCAGGAACTGCGCCGCCTTATCCTGGAAGACGACCTGCGCGCCGACGGCCGCAACAGCCGGACCGTGCGGCCCATCTGGATCGAGGCCCGCCCCCTGCCCCGCGCGCACGGCAGCGCGATCTTCACGCGCGGCGAGACGCAGGTGCTGGGCGTGGCGACGCTGGGCACCGAGCGTGACAACCTGCTGGTGGACGACCTGACCACCGACGAGAACGACAAGTTCATGCTGCACTACAACTTCCCCCCCTACAGCACGGGCGAGGTCAAGCGCATGGGCGGGCAGTCCCGCCGCGAGATCGGGCACGGGAACCTCGCCAAGCGCGCCATCCGCGCGGTCCTCCCGACCTTCGAGGAGTTCCCGTACGTGATCCGACTGGTGGGCGAGGTGCTGGAATCCAACGGCAGCAGCAGCATGGCGACCGTGTGCGCCGGAACGCTGGCCCTGATGGACGCCGGCGTGCCCATCAAGGCGCCGGTGGCGGGCGTGGCGATGGGCCTCGTGATGGAAGGCGAGAAGTACCGCGTCCTGACCGACATCCTGGGCCTGGAAGACGCGCTGGGCGACATGGACTTCAAGGTCTGCGGAACCGCCGAGGGCGTCACGGCCCTGCAGATGGACATCAAGGTGGGCGGCATCACCCCGCAGGTCATGCGTGAGGCGCTCGCGCAGGCCCGCGACGGCCGCCTGCACATCCTGGGCAAGATGGCCGAGGTGCTGGCCGCGCCCCGCGCGGAACTCAGCCCCACCGCGCCGCGCATCGTGAGCCTCAAGATCAACCCGGAACTGATCGGGAAGGTCATCGGGCCCGGCGGCAAGCAGATCCGCGAACTGGAGGCCATGGGCGCGCAGGTCACGGTCGAGGAAGACGGCACCGTGCGCATCTTCAGCGCCGACGGCAGCGCCGCCGAGGCCGTGAAAGCGAAGATCGAGAGCATCACCCGAGAGGCGAAAGTCGGCGAGGAATTCGACGGCACCGTCGTGAAGACCGCGCCGTTCGGAGCGTTCGTGAACCTGTACCCCGGCCAGGACGGCATGCTGCACATCAGCCAGATGAGCGAGGAACGCATCAACGCCGTCGAGGACGTCCTGAACGTCGGCGACAAACTGCGCGTGAAGATCGCCGGAATCGACGACCGGGGCAAGATCGACCTGATCCGCCCGGAACTCGAAGGCAAGATCGCGCCCCGCGAGGCCCGCGCGCCCCGCCCCGGCGGGGACCGTGGCGGCCGCCCGCCCCGCCGCGACTGA
- the dkgB gene encoding 2,5-didehydrogluconate reductase DkgB, giving the protein MSIDKFGSVPKFGLGTFRLKDQVVMDSVRDALDVGYRAIDTAQGYGNEAEIGEVLAESGIHRDELFITTKIKPDNYGRSSLVASLQDSVEKLGVEAVDLTLIHWPVPNGPVKPEEYLKALADGLDQGLTRQIGVSNFNIEGLKQARAILGDVPIATNQVEIHPYLQNRRLAEFARGEGIHLTSYMTLAVGKVMDDPVLQDIARAHRATPAQVALAWALAQEYSVIPSSTKRKNLQSNLGALTLSLTDEDMERIAGLEQGESARIANPESARPIWD; this is encoded by the coding sequence ATGAGCATCGACAAGTTTGGTTCCGTTCCGAAGTTCGGTCTGGGCACGTTCCGCCTGAAGGATCAGGTCGTGATGGATTCCGTGCGCGACGCACTGGACGTGGGGTACCGCGCCATCGACACCGCGCAGGGCTACGGCAACGAGGCCGAGATTGGCGAGGTGCTGGCCGAGAGCGGCATTCACCGCGACGAACTGTTCATCACCACCAAGATCAAACCCGACAACTACGGCCGCAGCAGTCTGGTCGCCAGCCTGCAGGACAGCGTGGAGAAACTCGGCGTGGAGGCAGTGGATCTGACCCTGATCCACTGGCCCGTCCCGAACGGCCCCGTGAAACCCGAGGAGTACCTGAAAGCCCTGGCGGACGGACTGGATCAGGGCCTGACGCGGCAGATCGGCGTGTCGAACTTCAACATCGAGGGCCTGAAGCAGGCGCGCGCCATCCTGGGCGACGTGCCCATCGCCACGAACCAGGTCGAGATCCACCCGTATCTGCAGAACCGCCGCCTGGCGGAGTTCGCGCGTGGCGAGGGCATTCACCTGACGTCGTACATGACGCTGGCAGTCGGGAAGGTCATGGACGACCCGGTCTTGCAGGACATCGCCCGCGCGCACCGCGCGACGCCCGCGCAGGTGGCGCTCGCCTGGGCGCTGGCGCAGGAATACTCGGTGATTCCGTCCAGCACCAAACGCAAGAACCTCCAGAGCAACCTGGGCGCCCTGACCCTGAGCCTGACCGACGAGGACATGGAGCGCATCGCCGGGCTGGAGCAGGGCGAGTCCGCGCGCATCGCCAATCCCGAGAGTGCCCGTCCCATCTGGGATTGA
- a CDS encoding DUF4287 domain-containing protein — MSFQAYLDSVQAKTGKSVADFRTESADRGLTKHGEIVTWLKGDYGLGHGHANAVAAALLKAGHATTSRDDRVAAVFSGKKAAWKPAYDALLASVQAFGTDVDTAPTDTYVSFTRGGKKFAVVQPTAARLDLGIKRRDAQATERFEAAGTWNSMVTHRVRIGDAAQIDAEVMDWLRAAYGAAQ, encoded by the coding sequence ATGTCGTTTCAGGCGTACCTAGACAGCGTGCAGGCGAAGACCGGCAAGAGCGTCGCGGACTTCCGCACGGAAAGCGCAGACCGGGGCCTCACGAAACACGGCGAGATCGTGACGTGGCTCAAAGGCGATTACGGGCTGGGGCACGGGCACGCGAACGCCGTGGCCGCCGCGCTCCTCAAGGCCGGGCACGCCACCACGTCCAGGGACGACCGGGTCGCCGCCGTGTTCAGCGGGAAGAAGGCCGCGTGGAAACCCGCCTACGACGCGCTGCTGGCGTCTGTGCAGGCCTTCGGGACCGACGTGGACACCGCTCCCACCGACACGTACGTCAGTTTCACGCGGGGCGGCAAGAAATTCGCGGTCGTGCAGCCCACCGCCGCGCGCCTGGACCTGGGTATCAAGCGCAGGGACGCACAGGCCACGGAGCGTTTCGAGGCGGCCGGAACGTGGAACAGCATGGTCACGCACCGCGTGCGCATCGGTGACGCCGCGCAGATCGACGCCGAGGTCATGGACTGGCTGCGCGCCGCGTACGGGGCCGCGCAGTGA
- a CDS encoding DUF899 family protein, whose amino-acid sequence MIDTTPAHPPVVDRAAWTAARAALLPLEKAGTRLHDAIAAQRRRLPMTPVQNYSFTGERGPVTLTDLFAGRSQLILHHFMFEPQWSQGCAFCSDDADNAVPHLAHLGPYDISFVRISRAPVEKLLAYSARMGWTAPWVSSGGTTFGDDWGWTRPGGGEVSGFSVYLLHSGVPHLTYRTDGRGVELMSSIAGHLDITPYGRQEAWEDSPPGWPQDGTFTKTRRHDEYDAPLPSTQP is encoded by the coding sequence ATGATCGACACCACCCCCGCCCACCCGCCCGTCGTCGACCGGGCCGCATGGACGGCCGCCCGCGCCGCGCTGCTGCCGCTGGAGAAGGCCGGGACGCGCCTGCACGACGCCATCGCCGCGCAGCGCCGCCGCCTGCCCATGACGCCCGTGCAGAACTACTCCTTCACGGGCGAACGCGGCCCTGTCACGCTGACCGACCTGTTCGCGGGGCGCTCGCAGCTGATCCTGCATCACTTCATGTTCGAGCCGCAGTGGTCGCAGGGCTGCGCGTTTTGCTCGGATGACGCCGACAACGCTGTGCCGCACCTCGCGCACCTCGGGCCGTACGACATCAGTTTTGTGCGGATCTCCCGCGCGCCCGTGGAGAAGCTGCTGGCGTACTCGGCGCGGATGGGCTGGACGGCGCCGTGGGTGTCGTCGGGTGGCACCACCTTCGGCGACGACTGGGGCTGGACACGGCCCGGCGGGGGCGAGGTCTCCGGTTTCAGCGTGTACCTGCTGCACAGCGGCGTGCCGCACCTGACATACCGCACGGACGGGCGCGGAGTGGAGTTGATGTCCAGCATCGCCGGGCACCTGGACATCACCCCGTACGGCCGGCAGGAGGCGTGGGAGGACTCGCCGCCCGGCTGGCCGCAGGACGGTACCTTCACGAAGACCAGACGCCACGACGAGTACGACGCGCCGCTTCCATCCACGCAGCCCTGA
- a CDS encoding YdeI/OmpD-associated family protein, whose amino-acid sequence MPTFSAILKQEGKTATGIEVPPQIMDALGGGKKPAVTVTLNGYAYRSTIGVMGGRSMIPVSAGHRGNAGLSAGDSVQVTLELDTAPREVDVPEDLQAALDANPAALAAFARLSYSGKRQHTLSVEGTKNPETRARRVAKAVGTLSGGA is encoded by the coding sequence ATGCCCACATTCAGCGCAATCCTGAAGCAGGAGGGCAAGACCGCGACCGGCATCGAGGTGCCCCCCCAGATCATGGACGCGCTGGGCGGCGGGAAGAAACCGGCCGTGACCGTCACCCTGAACGGGTACGCGTACCGCAGCACCATCGGCGTGATGGGCGGACGCTCCATGATTCCCGTGAGTGCCGGGCACCGGGGAAACGCGGGCCTGAGCGCCGGCGACAGCGTGCAGGTCACGCTGGAACTCGATACGGCCCCGCGCGAGGTGGACGTGCCTGAAGACCTCCAGGCCGCGCTGGACGCGAACCCCGCCGCACTGGCCGCCTTTGCGCGGCTGTCGTACAGCGGCAAACGCCAGCACACCCTGAGCGTGGAGGGCACGAAGAACCCGGAGACGCGGGCGCGGCGCGTGGCGAAGGCTGTGGGGACACTGTCGGGCGGCGCATGA
- a CDS encoding VOC family protein, whose translation MNWTLEVVVVPVTDIDRARAFYEGGLDFHVDHDLQMGGGRRLVQLTPPGSLQGVQLVVNDLRAACEELLARGVDAPEIQVLGGPPRPATPDDDLNHVGFLFMKDPDGNGFAVQQISARP comes from the coding sequence ATGAACTGGACGCTGGAGGTCGTCGTGGTGCCCGTGACGGACATCGACCGCGCCAGGGCGTTCTACGAGGGCGGCCTGGACTTTCACGTCGATCACGACCTCCAGATGGGCGGCGGGCGGCGACTGGTGCAGCTCACGCCGCCCGGTTCTCTTCAGGGCGTGCAGCTCGTGGTGAATGACCTGCGCGCCGCCTGTGAGGAACTCCTGGCGCGCGGCGTGGACGCCCCGGAAATCCAGGTACTCGGCGGCCCCCCGCGCCCCGCCACCCCGGACGACGACCTGAACCATGTCGGGTTTCTGTTCATGAAAGACCCGGACGGGAACGGGTTTGCTGTGCAGCAGATCAGCGCCCGCCCATAG
- a CDS encoding VOC family protein yields the protein MPHTITPFLMFQGQCTDALALYTRVFPEARVEGLEHYPDGTVRGATLHLTDTLALRVTDSPVQHAFTFTPSTSLFVDCADIAGFEALYAGLSDGGEILMPPADYDFSPRFAWVNDPYGVSWQLNVPHPQTP from the coding sequence ATGCCGCACACCATCACGCCCTTCCTGATGTTCCAGGGACAGTGCACTGACGCCCTGGCCCTGTACACCCGTGTGTTCCCGGAGGCCCGCGTGGAGGGCCTGGAGCACTACCCGGACGGCACCGTGCGCGGTGCGACCCTGCACCTGACGGACACCCTGGCGCTGCGCGTGACCGACAGTCCTGTCCAGCATGCGTTCACGTTCACGCCGTCCACGTCGCTGTTCGTGGACTGCGCGGACATCGCCGGGTTCGAGGCGCTGTACGCGGGCCTGTCGGACGGCGGCGAGATTCTGATGCCACCCGCCGACTACGACTTCAGTCCGCGCTTCGCGTGGGTGAACGACCCGTACGGCGTGTCCTGGCAGCTGAACGTACCCCACCCACAGACGCCATGA
- a CDS encoding dihydrofolate reductase family protein: MRPLIVSNFVTLDGCYEDASRTLVPLFEYRHPDYDGDDQFDHHNLEVLEAAGTLLLAGHESALNNLRYWQGVQGDPQATPVRRAFARRIAQIETVIVSDHVTPGDLTPFPNARAAKVADAEATVRTLKAGEGPPILIILSRLLWQGMLARGLVDELHLTTFPLLAGPGGTPLFTGRPPVQFRLIRSQTYPGSGNVLNVYDVSSLAPGAGS; encoded by the coding sequence ATGAGGCCCCTGATCGTCAGCAATTTCGTCACGTTGGACGGCTGTTACGAGGATGCCAGCCGGACGCTGGTGCCCCTGTTCGAGTACCGGCACCCCGATTACGACGGCGACGATCAGTTCGACCACCACAACCTGGAGGTGCTGGAGGCTGCCGGGACGCTGCTGCTCGCCGGGCACGAGTCCGCGCTGAACAACCTGCGGTACTGGCAGGGCGTGCAAGGCGACCCGCAGGCGACCCCGGTGCGCCGGGCCTTCGCGCGTCGCATCGCGCAGATCGAGACGGTCATCGTGTCCGATCACGTCACGCCGGGCGATCTGACGCCGTTCCCGAACGCCCGCGCCGCGAAGGTCGCGGACGCCGAAGCGACTGTACGTACCCTGAAGGCTGGCGAGGGGCCGCCCATCCTGATCATCCTGAGCCGCCTGCTGTGGCAGGGCATGCTGGCGCGCGGACTGGTGGACGAACTGCACCTGACGACCTTCCCGCTGCTGGCCGGGCCGGGCGGTACACCGCTGTTCACGGGCCGCCCCCCGGTGCAGTTCCGGCTGATCCGCTCGCAGACCTACCCCGGCTCCGGGAACGTGCTGAACGTGTACGACGTGTCGAGCCTCGCGCCGGGGGCCGGGTCATGA
- a CDS encoding DUF1801 domain-containing protein: MNSAVTAFLAALEHPHRAQIGELRAVILAADLAIREEVKWNAPSFRLADHFATFKLRPESTLQVVLHTGAKVRAEPLVMHIDDPAGLLAWVTPDRAVLTLRDPDTVAAHSDAVQGIVRQ; the protein is encoded by the coding sequence ATGAACAGTGCCGTGACGGCGTTCCTGGCCGCGCTGGAGCACCCGCACCGGGCGCAGATCGGCGAGCTGCGCGCCGTGATCCTGGCGGCCGATCTGGCCATCCGGGAGGAGGTGAAGTGGAACGCGCCGAGTTTCCGGCTGGCGGATCACTTCGCGACCTTCAAACTCCGGCCCGAATCGACCTTGCAGGTCGTGCTGCACACCGGGGCGAAGGTGCGCGCCGAGCCGCTGGTCATGCACATTGACGATCCGGCGGGCCTGCTGGCCTGGGTCACGCCGGACCGGGCGGTGCTGACCCTGCGTGACCCGGACACCGTGGCCGCGCACTCGGACGCCGTGCAGGGCATCGTCCGGCAGTGA
- a CDS encoding oxidoreductase, protein MQLKKHSELTASRKAALVAAGLVQVGLFAAAWGDLNLRRPDAVRGSKAAWRAGLFVNTLGPLAYLARGRKGSAWTEANVPDQTGRVVVVTGANSGLGLETSRVLALRGATVIMACRSEQRAQKAAAGIRALNPKGEVVLMTLDLGDLDSVKAFADAFRARYDHLDILVNNAGIMVPPLGRTAQGFETQFGVNHLGHFALSAALMPLLERTAGARVVTVSSFAHRFGELNLADANWHARPYAPMPAYGQSKLANLLFTHELQRRLNAAGKDVLAVAAHPGWAATGLQGDSRGSTLANRLFAQPQATGALPTLYAATAPDVTGGAYYGPSGLLQLGGNPERVDSNARSHDTQDAANLWALSERLTGVTFTV, encoded by the coding sequence ATGCAGCTCAAGAAGCATTCTGAACTCACCGCCTCCCGGAAAGCCGCGCTCGTGGCTGCCGGCCTCGTGCAGGTCGGCCTGTTCGCTGCTGCGTGGGGTGATCTGAACCTGCGCCGCCCGGACGCCGTGCGCGGCAGCAAGGCCGCGTGGCGCGCGGGCCTGTTCGTGAACACGCTGGGGCCGCTCGCGTACCTCGCGCGGGGCCGCAAGGGCAGCGCGTGGACGGAAGCGAACGTGCCCGACCAGACCGGCCGGGTCGTGGTCGTGACCGGCGCGAACAGCGGCCTGGGCCTGGAAACCTCGCGGGTGCTGGCCCTGCGCGGCGCGACCGTGATCATGGCCTGCCGCAGCGAGCAGAGGGCACAGAAGGCCGCCGCCGGTATCCGCGCGCTGAACCCGAAGGGCGAGGTCGTCCTGATGACCCTGGACCTGGGCGACCTGGATTCCGTGAAAGCCTTCGCGGACGCCTTCCGGGCGCGGTACGACCACCTGGACATCCTGGTGAACAACGCCGGGATCATGGTGCCGCCGCTGGGCCGCACCGCGCAGGGCTTCGAGACGCAGTTCGGCGTGAACCACCTGGGTCACTTCGCCCTGAGTGCCGCGCTGATGCCGCTGCTGGAGCGCACGGCGGGCGCGCGGGTCGTGACCGTCAGTTCCTTCGCGCACCGCTTCGGGGAACTGAACCTCGCGGACGCCAACTGGCACGCCCGGCCCTACGCGCCCATGCCCGCCTACGGGCAGAGCAAACTGGCGAACCTGCTGTTCACGCACGAACTGCAACGCCGCCTGAACGCCGCCGGGAAGGACGTGCTGGCCGTCGCCGCGCACCCCGGCTGGGCCGCCACCGGGTTGCAGGGCGACAGCCGGGGCTCGACCCTCGCCAACCGCCTGTTCGCGCAGCCGCAGGCCACCGGCGCGCTGCCCACCCTGTACGCCGCGACCGCCCCGGACGTGACGGGCGGCGCGTACTACGGTCCCAGCGGTCTGCTGCAACTCGGCGGGAACCCGGAACGGGTCGACTCGAACGCCCGCTCGCACGACACGCAGGACGCCGCGAACCTCTGGGCGCTGTCCGAACGGCTGACCGGCGTGACCTTCACCGTCTGA
- a CDS encoding Type 1 glutamine amidotransferase-like domain-containing protein, translating into MKLLLTSGGVTNASIHAALVEMLGKPIAECRALCIPTAQHGHPWCTPESAWRFISGQPPSYMTGLGWQSVGVLELLALPHVPRDRWEAWVRAADVLLVDGGDAAFLAHWLRQSGLADLLPDLTDTVWVGVSAGSMVLTPRIGPQFVSWPGADGDDRGLGLVDFSIFPHLNYPEFPTNRMADAEAWAAQIGGPAYALDDQSALRVVDGAVQVISEGEWRAFP; encoded by the coding sequence GTGAAGTTGCTGCTCACGTCGGGGGGCGTCACGAACGCCAGCATCCACGCGGCGCTCGTGGAGATGCTCGGCAAGCCCATCGCCGAGTGCCGCGCCCTGTGCATTCCCACCGCGCAGCACGGGCACCCCTGGTGTACGCCCGAGAGCGCGTGGCGGTTCATCTCGGGTCAGCCGCCGTCCTACATGACCGGCCTGGGCTGGCAGAGCGTGGGGGTGCTGGAACTCCTCGCCCTGCCTCACGTGCCCCGCGACCGCTGGGAGGCGTGGGTGCGGGCCGCCGACGTGCTGCTCGTGGACGGCGGCGACGCGGCGTTCCTGGCCCACTGGCTACGTCAGTCCGGGCTTGCCGACCTGCTGCCCGACCTGACGGACACCGTGTGGGTCGGTGTGAGCGCCGGGAGCATGGTCCTGACGCCCCGCATCGGCCCGCAGTTCGTGTCCTGGCCCGGCGCGGACGGCGACGACCGGGGGCTGGGCCTCGTGGACTTCTCGATCTTCCCGCACCTGAACTACCCCGAGTTCCCCACCAACCGCATGGCGGACGCCGAGGCCTGGGCCGCGCAGATCGGCGGGCCCGCCTACGCCCTCGACGACCAGAGTGCCCTGCGGGTGGTGGACGGCGCCGTGCAGGTCATCTCGGAAGGGGAGTGGCGGGCGTTCCCGTGA
- a CDS encoding molybdopterin oxidoreductase family protein, which produces MTAPDSLSRDVLLTCPLDCPDACRLKVTVGRDTPGGPERMLKVTGDAAHPITKGFACAKTVHYPARANHPDRPLYPLKRVNAKTDPEPVWERVTWDSALDDIAARLRTLLDTRGPGSILRYNYAGTMGLMEGTHVHALFRALGAPELDETICATAGTEAWSLGYGTRFGVDPADVAHARLIVLWGINSLSTNSHLTPHLTAARKAGARIVCVDPYRNRTAAFADEHLKIRPGTDAALALGVMHELFAHGWTDEAYIAEATTGIEELREAAREWTPERTAQITGLDADVIRTFARAVGTTRPTYFRVGYGMTRHEHGGTNLRAVTLIPALTGDWRHRGGGCTLSTSGAFRLNRARLGAAHLIRPDAARVNMNEYAGALRPERGFGATFIYNCNPAVVAPDAGRVRAGLQRDDLLVVVLEQAMTETARLADYLLPATTFAEHADVYTSYGHHYLGYNPATLDAPGEARPNSWVFQQLARRLGVTEPSVYWTVDDLLAELLTTDHPLLSGVTPERLKAEGSVRLNLPDGFLPYAHGAETPSGRVQLSPAPAHREPLAALSAEYPVRLLTPPAHHFLNSTYGNLANLNRAEGGEPHLLLHPQDAQASGVTDGGLATLTSEVGSVQRRVKVTDAAQPGAAILEGTWWGLSAPDGRSINELTAQTLTDLGGGSTFHNTRIRIEPV; this is translated from the coding sequence ATGACCGCGCCCGACTCTCTTTCGCGTGATGTGCTGCTCACCTGCCCGCTGGACTGCCCGGACGCCTGCCGCCTGAAGGTGACGGTGGGCCGCGACACGCCGGGTGGGCCGGAGCGGATGCTGAAGGTGACCGGGGACGCCGCGCACCCGATCACGAAGGGCTTCGCGTGCGCCAAGACCGTGCATTACCCGGCCCGCGCGAACCACCCGGACCGGCCGCTGTACCCCCTGAAACGCGTGAATGCCAAGACGGACCCCGAGCCGGTCTGGGAGCGCGTGACCTGGGATTCGGCGCTGGACGACATCGCCGCGCGCCTGCGCACCCTGCTGGACACGCGCGGCCCCGGCAGCATCCTGCGGTACAACTACGCGGGAACGATGGGCCTGATGGAGGGCACGCACGTGCACGCGCTGTTCCGCGCGCTGGGCGCCCCGGAACTGGACGAGACGATCTGCGCGACGGCCGGCACCGAGGCCTGGAGCCTGGGCTACGGCACGCGCTTCGGGGTGGACCCCGCCGACGTGGCGCACGCCCGGCTGATCGTGCTGTGGGGCATCAATTCCCTGAGTACGAACAGTCACCTGACGCCGCACCTGACGGCGGCGCGCAAGGCCGGGGCGCGGATCGTGTGCGTGGACCCGTACCGCAACCGCACGGCGGCTTTTGCGGACGAGCACCTGAAGATCCGGCCCGGCACGGACGCCGCGCTGGCGTTGGGCGTGATGCATGAACTGTTCGCGCACGGCTGGACCGACGAGGCGTACATCGCCGAGGCGACGACCGGCATCGAGGAACTGCGCGAGGCGGCCCGCGAGTGGACCCCGGAACGCACCGCGCAGATCACTGGGCTGGACGCCGACGTGATCCGCACCTTCGCCCGCGCGGTCGGCACGACGCGCCCCACGTACTTCCGAGTGGGGTACGGCATGACCCGCCACGAGCACGGCGGCACGAACCTGCGGGCCGTGACCCTGATTCCCGCCCTGACCGGCGACTGGAGACACCGGGGCGGCGGCTGCACCCTGAGCACCAGCGGCGCGTTCCGGCTGAACCGCGCCCGCCTGGGGGCCGCGCACCTGATCCGCCCGGACGCGGCGCGCGTGAACATGAACGAGTACGCGGGCGCCCTGCGCCCGGAACGGGGCTTTGGTGCCACGTTCATCTACAACTGCAACCCGGCGGTCGTCGCGCCGGATGCCGGGCGGGTCCGCGCGGGCCTGCAACGCGACGACCTGCTGGTGGTCGTGCTGGAACAGGCCATGACCGAGACGGCCCGGCTGGCCGACTACCTGCTGCCCGCCACGACCTTCGCCGAGCACGCCGACGTGTACACCAGCTACGGCCACCACTACCTGGGCTACAACCCGGCCACGCTGGACGCCCCCGGCGAGGCGCGGCCGAACTCCTGGGTCTTCCAGCAGCTCGCGCGGCGCCTGGGCGTCACCGAGCCCAGCGTGTACTGGACGGTGGACGACCTGCTGGCCGAGCTGCTGACCACCGACCACCCCCTGCTCTCGGGCGTCACCCCCGAGCGACTGAAGGCCGAGGGCAGCGTCCGCCTGAACCTCCCCGACGGGTTCCTGCCGTACGCGCACGGCGCGGAGACGCCCAGCGGGCGGGTGCAGCTCAGCCCCGCCCCTGCCCACCGCGAACCGCTGGCGGCGCTGAGTGCCGAGTACCCGGTGCGGCTGCTCACGCCGCCCGCGCATCACTTCCTGAACAGTACCTACGGCAATCTGGCGAACCTCAACCGCGCCGAGGGGGGTGAACCGCACCTGCTGCTGCACCCCCAGGATGCGCAGGCGTCCGGCGTGACCGACGGGGGGCTCGCCACGCTGACCAGCGAGGTCGGGAGCGTGCAGCGCCGCGTGAAGGTCACGGACGCCGCTCAGCCCGGCGCGGCCATCCTGGAGGGGACGTGGTGGGGCCTCAGCGCGCCGGACGGCCGCAGCATCAACGAACTGACCGCGCAGACCCTGACGGACCTGGGGGGCGGCAGCACCTTCCACAACACCCGCATCCGCATCGAACCCGTTTAA